A window from Corynebacterium singulare encodes these proteins:
- a CDS encoding peptide ABC transporter substrate-binding protein, with amino-acid sequence MTLKKTLAVLSAASLPLTLAACGGDDSGSNSASGSGAGDNYVIVNGSEPQNPLIPANTNETGGGRIVDSLYSGLVYYDGEGEAQNELAESIEPNKDNTEFTVKLKESTFSDGSPVTANNFVDAWNYAVANDQLNASFFSNIKGFKEGVEKLEGLKVVDDLTFTIALNSPEQDFPAQLGYSAFYPLHESAYDDMDAYGQNPITNGPYKLSEWNHNQDATVVPNEEYKGGQTPQNDGIKFVFYASQDAGYADLLSGNLDVLDAVPDSAFDVYETDLGERAVNQPTAVFQSFTLGENLEHFSGEEGALRRQAISHAINREEITETIFKGTRTPAKDFTSPVLPGYSEDIKGNEVLKYDPEKAKKLWAEADKIKKWDNPSVEIAYNSDGGHKSWVDATANSIKNTLGIEAVGAPYPDFKSLRDEVTNRTIKTAFRTGWQADYPSQGNFLAPLYKTGGSSNDGDYTNPEFDKLLEEALTAKSDDEATKKYNEAQAILFKDLPSIPLWYSNATGGYSENVDNVVFSWKSQPVYYNITKK; translated from the coding sequence ATGACGCTCAAGAAGACGCTTGCCGTCCTTTCCGCCGCTTCCCTGCCGCTCACCCTCGCGGCATGCGGTGGCGATGATTCCGGATCCAACTCCGCGTCCGGTTCCGGGGCCGGTGACAACTACGTCATCGTTAACGGCTCCGAGCCGCAGAACCCGCTGATTCCGGCGAACACCAACGAGACCGGCGGCGGCCGTATCGTTGACTCGCTCTACTCCGGTCTCGTCTACTACGACGGCGAGGGCGAAGCACAAAACGAGCTCGCCGAATCCATCGAGCCGAACAAGGACAACACCGAGTTCACCGTCAAGCTCAAGGAGTCCACCTTCTCCGATGGCTCCCCGGTCACCGCGAACAACTTCGTTGATGCGTGGAACTACGCAGTGGCTAACGACCAGCTCAATGCGTCCTTCTTCTCCAACATCAAGGGCTTTAAGGAGGGCGTCGAGAAGCTTGAGGGCCTCAAGGTCGTCGACGATCTCACCTTCACCATCGCCCTCAACAGCCCGGAGCAGGATTTCCCGGCACAGCTGGGCTACAGCGCGTTCTACCCGCTCCACGAGTCTGCGTACGACGACATGGACGCCTACGGCCAGAACCCGATTACCAACGGCCCGTACAAGCTGTCCGAGTGGAACCACAACCAGGACGCCACCGTCGTTCCGAATGAGGAATACAAGGGCGGCCAGACCCCGCAGAACGACGGCATCAAGTTCGTCTTCTACGCATCCCAGGACGCCGGCTACGCAGACCTGCTCTCCGGCAACTTGGACGTCCTCGATGCCGTCCCGGACTCCGCCTTCGACGTCTACGAGACCGACCTCGGCGAGCGCGCAGTCAACCAGCCCACCGCCGTGTTCCAGTCCTTCACCTTGGGCGAGAACCTCGAGCACTTCTCCGGCGAGGAAGGCGCCCTGCGCCGCCAGGCCATCTCCCACGCCATCAACCGCGAGGAGATCACCGAAACCATCTTCAAGGGCACCCGCACCCCAGCCAAGGACTTCACCTCCCCGGTTCTGCCGGGCTACTCCGAGGACATTAAGGGCAACGAGGTCCTTAAGTACGACCCTGAAAAGGCCAAGAAGCTCTGGGCCGAAGCGGACAAGATCAAGAAGTGGGACAACCCGAGCGTGGAAATCGCCTACAACTCCGACGGCGGCCACAAGAGCTGGGTAGACGCCACCGCCAACTCCATCAAGAACACCCTCGGCATCGAAGCCGTTGGCGCTCCGTACCCAGACTTCAAGTCCCTGCGCGATGAAGTCACCAACCGCACCATCAAGACCGCCTTCCGTACCGGTTGGCAGGCAGACTACCCGAGCCAGGGCAACTTCCTTGCCCCGCTGTACAAGACCGGTGGTTCCTCTAACGACGGCGATTACACCAACCCCGAGTTCGACAAGCTGCTCGAGGAAGCTCTGACCGCCAAGTCTGACGATGAGGCCACCAAGAAGTACAACGAGGCCCAGGCCATCCTGTTCAAGGATCTTCCGTCCATCCCGCTGTGGTACTCCAACGCCACCGGCGGTTACTCCGAAAACGTCGACAACGTTGTCTTCTCCTGGAAGTCCCAGCCGGTGTACTACAACATCACCAAGAAGTAA
- a CDS encoding alpha/beta fold hydrolase, producing the protein MTSLSPSVVELDGPFEHEFLHTRGIRLHAATAGDPDNPLVVLLHGSFGGWFDFREVIALLADAGFHVAALDMRGFGMSDKPPLEPGQDIRVAVGDVSGAIRALGHDDAFLIGADTGGAVAWALATERPERVRGLVSVSAAHPADLRRAVAARPWDFGWLLLRSTLCRLGWLHAPSLLMRESTYRRELDLDALGSFGGGEREETLRLRVAASQIGNVRRGILWNHRLRTAAVPLSWLDLTVNAPVLFIHADQLLWRPVARRAARRCRGGFTATTIPGTKNLPFLENPRSFVHTLTHWMRST; encoded by the coding sequence ATGACCTCCCTGTCCCCCTCTGTGGTGGAACTCGATGGCCCCTTTGAGCATGAGTTTCTCCACACGCGCGGTATCCGCCTCCACGCGGCAACCGCCGGTGATCCGGACAATCCCCTCGTCGTGCTGTTGCACGGATCCTTCGGCGGATGGTTCGACTTTAGGGAGGTCATCGCACTGCTTGCCGACGCCGGCTTCCACGTCGCCGCCCTCGACATGCGCGGCTTTGGAATGTCAGATAAGCCCCCACTGGAGCCAGGCCAAGACATCCGTGTTGCGGTGGGTGATGTCAGTGGCGCAATCCGAGCGTTGGGGCACGACGACGCTTTCCTCATCGGCGCCGATACCGGCGGCGCGGTGGCTTGGGCGTTGGCCACCGAACGCCCGGAGCGCGTGCGCGGGTTGGTGTCGGTCTCCGCTGCGCACCCGGCAGACCTGCGCCGCGCGGTAGCTGCCCGCCCCTGGGATTTCGGGTGGCTTTTGCTGCGTTCGACGCTGTGCCGCTTGGGTTGGCTGCACGCTCCAAGCCTGCTCATGCGGGAATCCACGTATCGCAGGGAGCTGGACCTCGATGCGCTGGGGTCCTTTGGGGGCGGTGAGCGTGAGGAGACGCTGCGCCTGAGGGTTGCGGCCTCCCAGATTGGTAACGTGCGCCGCGGTATTTTGTGGAACCACCGCCTCCGCACGGCCGCGGTGCCCTTGAGCTGGCTCGATCTGACGGTGAACGCACCGGTTCTGTTTATCCACGCCGATCAGCTGCTGTGGCGCCCGGTGGCACGCCGTGCGGCGCGGCGCTGCCGCGGGGGTTTTACAGCCACGACCATTCCGGGCACAAAGAATCTGCCGTTCCTGGAGAACCCGCGAAGTTTCGTGCACACCCTTACCCACTGGATGCGAAGTACGTAA
- a CDS encoding phage holin family protein, protein MSNDGLFTDGSNQFAPKVDSIPLSDADTSRRGEASIGQLVSNATEQMSQLVRSEVELAKTELAASAKKGGIGAGMFGVAGTVALYSSFFFFFFLAELLAKWLDRWAAFLIVFLIMVVLAAIVAFIGFKQIKQVKAPEKTIESTKELKKLVPGKAEKSIERGLYT, encoded by the coding sequence GTGAGCAACGACGGACTATTCACTGACGGGTCCAACCAGTTCGCCCCGAAGGTCGACAGCATCCCCTTGAGCGATGCCGACACCTCCCGCCGCGGCGAAGCATCCATCGGCCAGCTGGTCTCCAATGCCACCGAGCAGATGTCCCAGTTGGTGCGCTCCGAGGTTGAGCTGGCTAAGACTGAGCTCGCTGCGTCCGCCAAGAAGGGCGGCATCGGTGCGGGCATGTTTGGCGTTGCCGGCACCGTGGCGCTGTACAGCTCCTTCTTCTTTTTCTTCTTCCTGGCGGAGCTGCTGGCGAAGTGGCTTGACCGCTGGGCTGCCTTCCTCATTGTCTTCCTGATCATGGTGGTCCTCGCCGCCATCGTGGCCTTTATCGGCTTCAAGCAGATCAAGCAGGTGAAGGCACCGGAGAAGACCATTGAGTCCACGAAGGAACTTAAGAAGCTGGTTCCGGGCAAGGCCGAAAAGTCCATCGAGCGCGGCCTCTACACCTAA